In Blastopirellula sediminis, the following proteins share a genomic window:
- a CDS encoding CNNM domain-containing protein, protein MELITAITPWLIFMAALLALSGIFSAAEAAFFYLKIEDRRKLASGTSTQQIAAQLLNDPDRLLSAVLFWNLVVNVLYFSLASVVGIRIEKDFGGAAAAGFAAGSLMVIIFTSEMLPKSLAVLRAPEIATFLALPVVVACKLADPILPLLRTVITLSRRLIWPGFKPEPYLQVSDLERAIQFSTENAALLEQEQVALQNIVSLSDLTVNELMRPRRQYRSFRPPVAKADLAGEVPPSGYLLVTEPDSEDVAGAFNLMTATELPEENLERLAVPVLYAPWCTKASVVLQQMITRQREVAAIVNELGEVIGVLTLSDAAEAIFSYHSGRSERLLQRQTFEQVEPGVWLIPGMTSLRRLAKRFGVEVPPVRPTTVNGLLHEELEQLPEPGDEVTWGPFHFHVVSVPQRGQPIVRLSLVEKEEEST, encoded by the coding sequence ATGGAGTTGATTACGGCGATCACGCCGTGGTTGATCTTCATGGCGGCGCTACTCGCTTTATCAGGGATCTTTTCAGCAGCGGAAGCGGCCTTCTTCTATCTGAAGATCGAAGACCGCCGTAAGCTCGCCTCGGGAACCAGCACGCAGCAAATCGCTGCGCAGTTGCTGAACGACCCCGATCGTCTGCTGTCGGCCGTGTTGTTCTGGAACCTGGTCGTCAACGTCCTCTACTTCAGCCTGGCGTCGGTCGTCGGCATTCGGATCGAAAAGGATTTTGGGGGCGCCGCCGCAGCCGGTTTCGCGGCCGGCTCGTTGATGGTGATTATCTTTACCAGCGAAATGCTGCCGAAGAGTCTGGCGGTGCTTCGCGCCCCCGAGATCGCCACCTTTTTGGCGCTGCCGGTCGTCGTGGCGTGCAAACTGGCCGATCCAATCCTGCCGCTGCTGCGAACCGTAATCACCTTGTCGCGGCGACTGATCTGGCCCGGCTTTAAGCCAGAACCGTATCTGCAGGTCTCCGACCTGGAGCGAGCGATCCAGTTCTCAACCGAGAACGCCGCCCTGTTGGAGCAAGAGCAAGTCGCGCTGCAAAACATCGTTTCCCTTTCCGACCTGACGGTGAACGAACTGATGCGGCCGCGGCGCCAATACCGTTCGTTCCGTCCGCCGGTGGCGAAAGCGGACCTGGCCGGCGAAGTTCCTCCCAGCGGCTACCTGCTGGTGACCGAACCTGACTCGGAAGATGTCGCCGGGGCGTTCAACCTGATGACGGCGACAGAACTGCCGGAAGAAAACCTGGAGCGGCTCGCGGTTCCGGTCCTATACGCGCCGTGGTGCACCAAGGCGTCGGTCGTCCTCCAACAGATGATCACCCGGCAGCGCGAAGTCGCCGCAATCGTGAATGAGTTGGGCGAAGTGATCGGCGTGCTGACGCTGAGCGATGCGGCCGAAGCGATCTTCAGTTACCACTCCGGCCGCAGCGAACGCTTGCTGCAGCGTCAAACGTTCGAGCAAGTCGAGCCGGGCGTTTGGCTGATCCCGGGGATGACCAGCTTGCGACGTTTGGCGAAACGCTTTGGCGTTGAGGTCCCGCCGGTTCGTCCGACGACGGTCAACGGCTTGCTGCACGAAGAGCTGGAGCAATTGCCGGAGCCGGGGGACGAAGTTACCTGGGGACCGTTTCATTTTCATGTCGTCTCGGTGCCGCAACGCGGTCAGCCGATCGTTCGGC